The following coding sequences are from one Sesamum indicum cultivar Zhongzhi No. 13 linkage group LG11, S_indicum_v1.0, whole genome shotgun sequence window:
- the LOC105173978 gene encoding transcription initiation factor TFIID subunit 15 — protein MANYSGKGAPTNGSVYVCNLPVGTDENMLAEHFGTIGLLKKDKRTGRPKIWLYRDKVTNEPKGDATVTYEDPHAALAAVEWFNNNDFHGSKIGVFMAETKSKDEAGNNVVSDLNGLEEGASDVDGGGGRGRGRGDAGGKPWQQEGDWLCTNTSCGNVNFAFRGVCNRCGTARPAGASGGGGAGGGRGRGRGGGGHDLGGPTRAVGAGATGGGLFGPNDWPCPMCGNINWAKRTKCNICNTNKPGLSEGGVRGGRGGGYKELDEEEIEETRRRRREAEEDDGEMYDEFGNLKKKFRAKTQQAEKALGVPGVGRAGWEVEELGAGERDRKDRSKDRGRERDDRERERHRSREHDRQRDRDRGYEYDRDRDRDYGRERERERERDRERSRYRS, from the exons ATGGCAAACTATTCGGGAAAAGGAGCCCCGACGAATGGGTCTGTTTATGTTTGTAACTTGCCGGTTGGGACAGATGAGAATATGTTGGCTGAGCACTTCGGTACTATTGGCTTGCTAAAG AAAGACAAAAGAACTGGGCGTCCCAAGATATGGTTATACCGTGATAAAGTGACAAATGAGCCCAAAGGAGATGCCACAGTCACGTATGAGGACCCACATGCTGCATTGGCTGCTGTTGAATGGTTCAACAACAACGATTTTCATGGATCCAAAATTGGAGTCTTCATGGCGGAGACAAAGAGCAAAGATGAAGCAGGGAATAATGTAGTTAGTGATCTGAACGGGCTGGAGGAAGGAGCTAGTGATGTGGATGGTGGGggtggaagaggaagaggtcGAGGTGATGCTGGGGGGAAACCATGGCAACAAGAGGGAGATTGGTTGTGTACGAATACAAG TTGTGGCAATGTAAACTTTGCGTTTCGAGGTGTCTGCAACCGTTGTGGAACTGCACGTCCGGCTGGAGCCTCTGGCGGTGGTGGTGCTGGTGGTGGCCGAGGAAGGGGCCGAGGTGGGGGTGGCCATGATTTAGGAGGCCCTACTCGTGCCGTTGGTGCTGGTGCTACTGGAGGAGGGCTGTTTGGTCCTAATGATTGGCCTTGTCCAAT GTGTGGAAATATTAACTGGGCAAAGCGCACAAAATGCAACATCTGCAATACCAATAAACCTGGACTTAGTGAGGGAGGAGTGAG AGGAGGGCGTGGTGGAGGCTACAAAGAACTTGACGaagaagaaatagaagagACAAGACGGCGCCGCCGAGAGGCTGAAGAA GATGATGGTGAAATGTATGATGAGTTTGGAAACCTTAAGAAAAAATTCCGTGCGAAAACACAACAAGCTGAAAAGGCTCTGGGTGTTCCTGGTGTTGGACGTGCAGGATGGGAGGTTGAGGAACTAG GTGCAGGTGAAAGGGATAGAAAAGACAGAAGTAAGGACAGGGGAAGAGAGCGTGATGATAGGGAGAGGGAGAGGCACCGAAGTAGAGAACATGATAGGCAAAGAGATAGAGATCGAGGTTACGAGTATGATCGAGACAGGGACAGAGATTATGGACGGGAACGAGAACGAGAACGAGAACGTGATAGGGAGCGCAGCAGGTACCGTAGTTGA
- the LOC105173979 gene encoding probable aspartyl protease At4g16563 gives MPSLSLLLLFSLIPLFYLSSAYTTTLSLSPAAFAPPLSNPWQRLNHFATASTTRAHLLKHPKTNISDTKVPLFPRGYGGYSISLSLGTPPQTLSFVMDTGSSLVWFPCTQRYTCSSCNFVSVNPSNISTFIPRSSSSSRIVGCKNPKCRWVFPGVQCKDCGGNSTTCTEFCPPYIIQYGSGSTTGLLLSETLIFPEKSVNNFVVGCSIFSSRQPSGIAGFGRGPESLPAQMGLKRFSYCLVSHRFDDTPVSSDLILVSGGGAGKGSATNYTPFRKNPTSSNPAYQDYYYVTLRKITVGGVNVRAPYKFLVADSDGNGGTIVDSGTTFTFMENPVFELVAQQFEKQVGKNYSRATEVENQSGLRPCFNISGENSLTLPQLSFHFKGGAEMVLPLGDYFSFLDDSVICMTIVTNSAAEGGVGPGPAIILGNYQQQNFYLEYDLENERLGFQKQLCK, from the coding sequence ATGCCTTCCCTTTCTCTTCTCCTCCTATTCTCTTTAATTCCTCTTTTCTACCTTTCTTCGGCCTACACTACCACCTTATCCCTCTCACCTGCCGCCTTCGCACCGCCGCTTTCCAATCCATGGCAGAGGCTCAACCACTTCGCCACCGCATCAACCACCAGAGCCCACCTTCTCAAACACCCCAAGACCAACATTTCCGACACCAAAGTGCCGCTCTTTCCCCGTGGCTACGGCGGCTATTCCATCTCTCTCAGCTTGGGAACGCCGCCGCAGACCTTATCGTTTGTCATGGACACTGGTAGCAGCCTTGTCTGGTTCCCATGCACACAACGGTACACCTGCAGTTCCTGCAATTTCGTAAGCGTGAACCCGTCAAATATCTCCACTTTTATACCCagatcatcatcttcttccaGGATTGTCGGGTGCAAAAACCCGAAATGCAGATGGGTTTTCCCCGGTGTACAGTGCAAGGACTGTGGGGGAAATTCAACTACCTGCACTGAATTTTGTCCGCCGTACATAATTCAATATGGGTCCGGGTCAACTACTGGGTTACTACTATCTGAAACTCTAATCTTCCCTGAAAAATCAGTGAACAATTTCGTCGTTGGTTGCTCCATTTTCTCTTCCAGGCAGCCCTCTGGCATTGCCGGATTCGGGCGTGGCCCGGAGTCATTGCCGGCTCAGATGGGGCTCAAGAGATTCTCCTATTGTCTGGTCTCCCACCGGTTCGACGACACGCCGGTAAGCAGTGATCTAATTCTGGTCAGCGGCGGCGGCGCCGGCAAAGGCAGCGCAACCAACTATACTCCTTTCCGGAAAAACCCAACTTCCTCCAATCCCGCCTATCAAGATTATTACTACGTGACGCTACGGAAAATCACGGTGGGCGGGGTCAATGTGAGGGCCCCGTACAAATTCCTGGTGGCTGATTCCGACGGAAACGGAGGGACGATAGTGGATTCCGGCACCACCTTCACCTTCATGGAGAACCCGGTGTTCGAATTAGTGGCGCAACAATTCGAGAAGCAAGTCGGGAAAAATTACAGCAGAGCCACTGAAGTCGAAAACCAATCGGGCCTGCGGCCGTGTTTCAACATTTCAGGGGAAAACTCATTAACTTTACCCCAATTAAGCTTCCATTTCAAAGGCGGCGCAGAAATGGTTTTACCATTGGGGGATTACTTCTCGTTCTTGGATGATTCAGTAATTTGCATGACTATAGTGACGAACAGCGCAGCCGAAGGCGGAGTCGGGCCGGGCCCTGCAATAATTTTGGGTAATTATCAGCAGCAGAATTTCTACTTGGAGTATGATCTAGAAAACGAGAGACTTGGATTCCAGAAACAACTGTGCAAATGA
- the LOC105173980 gene encoding LOW QUALITY PROTEIN: protein SMAX1-LIKE 3-like (The sequence of the model RefSeq protein was modified relative to this genomic sequence to represent the inferred CDS: deleted 1 base in 1 codon): MRAGGNCAVQQALTADAAAVVKQAGGAARRAVALAKRRGHAQVTPLHVASTMLAASSGLLRVACLQSHSHPLQCKALELCFNVALNRLPASSSSPILGHHSQIPSISNALVAAFKRAQAHQRRGSIENQQQPLLAVKIELEQLIISILDDPSVSRVMREAGFSSTQVKSNVEKAVSLELCSQSSPDLSPPENKSKENRLLSLQPSSPPPTQNERKTTKPSTSEKPVKNDDVGIIIRSLLMSRKRKSLVIVGECISNIETRVKELMDRVDKGGVPEELREVKFISIPPLYSFCNLQRELVEQKMGELTCLVKSLVGKGVVLYLGDLNWISEYRVNLEQERSYYCSVEHMIMELGRLVCGIGEVGRFWLMGIATFQTYMRCRTGYHSLETVWGLHPVTIPADSLSLSLISQSEGRHRREEDGSCQLLLTNGEVKLTCCADCSSNFDDEARNLRTNGCNTNEPTLSSQLPPWLKDESRRLCNHDQNSDAIRQLCKKWNSYCYSAHRQVRPVLERTLTFSSASPNSSSTSCFSFDQQNPNIRQFHFPLSGSALKENQGWRASNFIRTQENGDLKLASFSSNPNSPSSSDIMDTGTHTQKLKEFNAQNLNTLCNALERKVPWQREIIPEIAGTILQSRSGMLRRKDNLRGNGYTDVKEETWLFFLGPDARAKEKISRELAKVVFGSYSNLVAIGISSFVPSTRSDNSSEDCRNKRGRDEESCSSYIERLAQEVSANPHRVFLVEDLEQADYRSQMGVKRAIERGRIRCGNGDQEVSFCDAIVVLSCERFRSCRSRASSPTSKQKTGDDQEETGHCVPLDLNICFDDDDVEKQSDVDELGILENVDRCVVFKIQDS; this comes from the exons ATGAGAGCAGGAGGAAATTGTGCAGTGCAGCAAGCTCTCACTGCTGATGCCGCGGCAGTGGTTAAACAGGCGGGGGGG GCGGCCCGGCGCGCGGTGGCGCTGGCCAAGCGCCGGGGCCATGCACAGGTGACGCCTCTTCACGTAGCCAGCACCATGCTGGCGGCTTCCTCCGGTTTGCTTCGGGTCGCCTGCCTGCAGTCACACTCCCACCCTCTCCAGTGCAAGGCCCTTGAGCTTTGCTTCAACGTGGCGCTTAACCGGCTCCCGGCTTCCTCGTCCAGCCCCATTTTAGGCCATCATTCCCAGATTCCATCCATCTCGAACGCGCTTGTGGCGGCCTTCAAGCGCGCTCAAGCCCACCAACGGCGCGGCTCTATTGAAAATCAGCAGCAGCCGCTCTTGGCTGTgaaaatcgagctcgagcagctgataatttctattttggacGATCCTAGTGTGAGTAGAGTAATGAGGGAAGCTGGTTTTTCAAGTACTCAAGTGAAAAGCAATGTGGAGAAAGCTGTTTCTTTGGAGTTATGCTCTCAGAGTTCTCCTGATCTTTCTCCTCCTGAGAATAAGTCCAAAGAAAACAGGCTTCTGTCTCTGCAGCCCTCCTCTCCTCCACCCACCCAAAACGAAAGAAAAACAACCAAGCCTTCTACATCAGAAAAACCAGTCAAAAACGATGATGTCGGAATCATAATACGAAGTCTATTGATgagcagaaaaagaaagagtcTTGTGATAGTAGGTGAGTGCATTTCTAACATTGAGACTAGAGTTAAAGAGTTGATGGATAGGGTCGACAAAGGAGGGGTTCCTGAAGAGTTGAGAGAAGTAAAATTCATAAGTATCCCACCACTTTATTCTTTCTGCAATCTCCAAAGGGAATTAGTTGAACAGAAGATGGGAGAACTAACCTGTCTTGTAAAGAGTCTTGTGGGAAAAGGGGTTGTTTTGTACTTAGGAGACCTGAACTGGATCAGTGAATATAGGGTTAACTTAGAACAAGAGAGAAGCTACTACTGTTCTGTGGAGCACATGATAATGGAGCTCGGCAGATTAGTTTGTGGGATTGGAGAGGTTGGAAGGTTTTGGCTCATGGGAATTGCTACTTTCCAGACTTACATGAGGTGCAGAACTGGCTACCATTCACTTGAAACCGTCTGGGGTTTGCATCCTGTTACCATTCCTGCCGATAGTTTGAGCTTGAGCCTTATTTCTCAAAg TGAAGGTAGACATAGAAGAGAGGAAGATGGATCCTGTCAGCTACTGCTTACAAATGGAGAGGTAAAGCTCACTTGCTGCGCAGATTGTTCATCAAATTTCGACGACGAAGCTCGAAACTTACGAACAAATGGTTGCAACACTAATGAGCCCACATTGTCAAGCCAGCTGCCTCCTTGGCTTAAGGATGAAAGCAGAAGACTTTGTAATCATGATCAG AACAGTGACGCAATCAGACAACTCTGCAAGAAATGGAATTCATACTGTTATTCAGCACACAGACAAGTTAGACCAGTACTGGAAAGAACCCTAACATTCTCTTCTGCATCACCTAATTCTTCATCTACTTCTTGCTTTTCATTTGACCAACAGAACCCTAATATACGTCAATTCCATTTCCCGTTGTCCGGATCGGCATTGAAAGAAAACCAGGGTTGGCGGGCCTCCAACTTTATACGCACACAGGAGAATGGAGACTTAAAACTCGCCTCGTTTTCGTCTAACCCGAATTCTCCTTCCTCAAGCGACATCATGGACACGGGAACTCACACACAAAAGTTGAAAGAATTCAACGCTCAAAACCTCAACACCCTATGCAATGCATTAGAGAGAAAGGTTCCATGGCAGAGAGAAATCATCCCTGAAATTGCTGGCACGATTCTTCAATCCAGGTCCGGAATGTTAAGACGAAAAGACAACCTAAGAGGGAATGGTTACACGGATGTCAAGGAAGAAACGTGGCTGTTCTTTCTTGGCCCTGACGCACGAGCCAAAGAGAAGATCTCAAGAGAATTGGCTAAAGTCGTGTTTGGCTCCTATTCCAACTTGGTAGCAATCGGGATAAGCAGCTTCGTACCATCCACAAGGTCGGATAATTCGTCGGAGGATTGCCGGAAcaaaagagggagagatgAAGAGAGCTGCAGCAGCTACATCGAGAGATTGGCCCAAGAAGTGTCGGCCAATCCGCACCGTGTGTTCTTGGTGGAAGATTTGGAGCAAGCGGATTACCGGTCGCAAATGGGCGTGAAAAGGGCAATTGAGAGAGGAAGAATAAGATGTGGAAATGGTGATCAAGAAGTTAGTTTTTGTGACGCCATTGTTGTTTTGAGCTGTGAGAGATTTAGGTCCTGCAGGTCCAGGGCCAGTTCTCCTACATCTAAGCAGAAAACGGGAGATGATCAAGAAGAGACGGGGCATTGTGTTCCGTTGGATTTGAATATTTGCTTCGATGATGACGATGTTGAGAAACAGTCCGACGTTGATGAGTTAGGGATTCTTGAAAATGTTGATAGGTGTGTAGTCTTCAAAATTCAGGACTCGTAG